The following is a genomic window from candidate division KSB1 bacterium.
GATACAAGATAACTGTTAACTCCGGTTAACACTGTTCCAAAGGGGTTAAATAGCAGCACTTTTATTTAATATACTGTTTTACATAGACTTGGATTACCTTGTTGATTTCGTCCACCAACAGGGCGCTAAAACAAGTGTAAGGCCCGGTTAACAGACATCTGTTCTCAGTATTCTTTTATATTATTGTTTATACTATATTTACATTCGTTTTTATACACTGGCACTGCCTTTGCTTGTCATATTGCATGCAGACACTGAATAACAAATCCCTTCTCATCATTGAACCTGACCCCTCATTGGGGCGCGGGATATCTCATGCTCTGCAAGATATGTTTGCCGAGATACAGCATATAAAAAATCCAATGAAAGCTGTCGCAAAATTAGAAATAAAGAGATTTGATGTCATTGTCTGTGAACTTTGTTTTCAAACCATGGACGGCATCCCTTTGATCCGGCTTGTCAGACAAAAAGCGCCGGACACAACCATTCTGGTACTCACATCGGATTTGACTCAGGATATAATAGCCGCTCTTGAACAATGCAATGCCGTCGTTCTGGAAAAACCATTGAATATAAACAAACTTAAAAGCAGTCTCGCGTTATAACAGTCAACAGATATAGGCCCTGGAACAAATCAGGATATGTAATTCATGCAATTTATCCATCCTGAAAGCATCAGTTATCTCGGGAAAGAAATTTGAACAAGCTATTTCGCACAAAAATTAATATGTATGACAAAAAAGTTTCAATTCGTTTGAC
Proteins encoded in this region:
- a CDS encoding response regulator, encoding MQTLNNKSLLIIEPDPSLGRGISHALQDMFAEIQHIKNPMKAVAKLEIKRFDVIVCELCFQTMDGIPLIRLVRQKAPDTTILVLTSDLTQDIIAALEQCNAVVLEKPLNINKLKSSLAL